The genomic DNA TTGGCAGACTGACATTTTACAATCGAGGCTATGCGTTTCTCCGTGAGTGGAAGAACTTGTCGATAGACATTTGGGCCTAACATCGAAATATCTGTGGATATAAAACAACGACCAAACGATCAAATAACAAACCAGCCAACGACCGATCTATTTCTCATATAGCTATAGGCTACGATTTGGAAAAATCGGACGGACGGGTGTGATCCGCGCTCAAGCTTTCGAAATTGTGGGAAGTTCACGCGAGTCAATATGGAAGCCACATTCTATGAAGAGTCTCTCAACGCATCCGTGCCTCCGCAACAAAAAAATGTTGGATGTGGATATAATGCGAAGGCGCTAAAGCTAAATATGACCCTAGATCTAAATGATCCAATGAAACACCTAAAGCCGCACCTTCGCGCCAAGGCAATGGACATACTGACATCACCCGACGTTGGGTTGCTTAAACTGACGTCGCCTGAATTGGAGCGTCTGATTGTACAGTCTTGCAACAGTTTGACAACGCCGACTCCTTCTCAATTCATCTCGTCCAAGAATGCCACCGACGAGCAGGAGGGCTTTGCCGAAGGCTTTGTCAAGGCTCTTGAGGAGCTCCACCATCAACAACACATGCCCGTTATGGACACAGCGGATCAAGGGATGCCAACATCCACCGATATGGCACCTGTGACCTCCGATCAGGGAAACGTATCGTTGAACAGTTCAGTCCGCATGGATCCACCAGAATACTCGAGCCTGTGTTCACTCGGCCGCGCACCTGCGTACACCGACTCCAGCTCCATTGTGAGTTACGCGACTATGTCCGCGCAAAACGCACCAGGCCCTCGAGTGCCATGCCAACACCCGCTACAGGCGTACAAAGAGGAGCCTCAGCGAGTTCCTGATATGAGCTGCGAAACCCCTCCCTTGTCTCCAATTGACATGGAGAACCAAGAGAGGATTAAAGCGGAGAGAAAGCGCATGAGAAACAGGGTCGCTGCGTCAAAGTGCCGGAAAAGAAAGCTCGAGCGACTCTCGAGACTGGAGGAAAAAGTCAAATTCCTAAAAACTCAGAACACAGAGTTGTGCTCAACAGCTAACATACTACGAGACGAGGTGGCGCAGCTCAAACTAAGGGTCATGGATCACGTAAACAGCGGCTGCCATCTCATGTTGACGCAGCGGATAAAGGCTTTCTGAGTGGGATTGTGAACATTTTAATGGACTTAGTTTTTGGAGATAGCCAAGGATTTAACGTAGCACTTAAGAGACTTTAAAATCTTCAGCACATAGATTGGGTTTCCTCAATTTCCTTATAGCCTAGTCATAAACTGCAATGAATTCTTAAAGTGTATGCTTTTGGACGTTTGACCTTGTCACCAGCAAACTTCTGCAGTAGGCCCTCTGATTTTCCAAAATTGGAGGTGGAAAGATTACTAACCACATGAAAAGCCAATTAGTTGTTGATTGTACACATTTCATGTCGGGTCTGTTGCTGAAACTGAATCTTACTATGCTGAACTTTTGTTTACAATTTTGTTAATAAAAGAATAATTTCACACTGAACTCTTTTGATATTTGAAGCATTTGATTGCATTTAAGATTTTCAAATAGCTTGTTTTTGTAAATCtgtaaatatttttgttttgtttcgtaaTGTTCAAAACTACTGCAATACTTCATAGTGTATTACATTGTGTATTACATATTAAAAACTGTAAGGGCTACCTGATTTCTGTTACAAAACTGATTGTGAATGATGACTGACAAACATAATTTGGGTTATTACAGCAAATCCACTTAAGCAGACCAATTATTTGAATGTATTCATTCAAAAAATATTTCCTAGAAGCTCACACCACACAAAATGCTCGAATTCACCTGCTTGCGTAAATATGATGCTTCACCTCCTTGAGTAAAAAATTATGATGGAAAATTCCATCACTAGATACAAGTACAAAAACAGATAACCTGATTCTTCAATaatgatactgtatatcacactggacagcacacacacaaaaaccgaAAACCTGATTCTTCAATAATACTATTTCCtattggacaaaagcatctgataagaaataaacatcaaataaaTTACCCATTCAAGCTACTTAGTGGTGTTTTTTGCTCTTGCAGTTTATTTTCCTCTAGGTGTTTTGTATGGCTATAAAACAAATATAAagatatttacaaaaaaaacaggtaCGAATATAGTTAGGAAAACAACATTACTGATAATCCACCCACCGGGGGCCTCAAACCTAGAGCTGCTGGGCCTAcaaacatcagcaccagcacagaGGGACAACCCACCGGTCCGTGACAGTGACGCTGGGCCTCAACTTTGCACCGTGTGTGCGATACGTGGCTTCCTCAAAAGTCCAACCTGGTAAAGTCGCCAGGGATGTACCAGTCCTGTAGGAGCCCCGGTGCCTGGGCACGGGCCACTGCCCCAGATGGAGCGCAGTGGTCTCAGCTGACCAGCAGGCCTTCCTTGGCAGCGAGCCGTTGGCGATGCACGCGgtcctgctccagctcctcgTGACTGGGGTGCCACAGCCTGGCCAGGATGCGCTCCATGTTCAGGGCGTACATGGTGTGAGAAGGCATGACCCGCCGATGCACCTGCCATCCCAGGTGTGAGGAGAGAAAACAATTCTTAGGGTAGGGTACCAAAAAAACCCACACTTCCAGATTTCCAAAGTCAGACATATGAATGATCAACCAACCCATTATACTAATAGACACAACTTATTTTCACCAGGGCTCATTGAAATATATTCATATTGGAACTGAGGTATAAAAACATGGaatcacaaagagagaaagagtaataACAAATCGATGTCACTGTGGGCATTATATATGACACAACAGCAGCTTCCTCGTATTAAAGCTTGAGTCATACCTGCAATGCTTCCAGTAAGTCATACATGTTAATGGGAGGCAGAGGGGCAGGGAGATTGTGACCGGAGCAGGCCAATAGGAGCGCTGCCTGCTGTTCAGCCTCGTCTGGTGACACCTGAGGGGGCGGGCCTACTGGAAGCGAGGCGCTGGGAGGCGGGCTATTGGAGATGGAGAACAATGGGGCAACAATCAGAGCGGCCGTCCCAGTCGAGGCCTGGCAAATGTTTAATATGAGCCTTTGGGAACGTTTTATCTTCACAGAGCAGGTCGTACAGGCAACTGATAGCAAAATCGTGGAAAGTTCACCGAGTTCACCATCACTTTTGGTAGACTTTGACCTCGGTGAAAATAACCTGGGGCAAGCCCAACATCAAAATGCTTTGCATAGTTTTGCTATGGTTTCCTGATGGACCAATATGTTTGGTCGCAACAGTGTGTAACGATGTGCAACTGGCTTTTGAGGTCAGATGGGTGTGTCCGAGGAAAtcccatcatcatcaacatgtaTACAAAACACCTGTGGGGTATCCTACGAAAGAAGTTAGACATATCTAGGCTATCTAGGCTATCTAGaaatatcgaggctgcacaaagccttaactcgggtattaagttaagctATCctaaactaggctttcagctcagatctgtgcgcgttctcgtggttggggtgactttgaccaatcggaaacgaggagatgcacaagacagcctaggttaaacaacgattacttccgcatttatcagcggtagcgaaatctagggtggtcttttttagtgtctaacatataacatcaaaaaatcgacgGTCATCATATATTGTGTGGTATGCGTGTCCATAGTAGTGATATATCTGCATGCGCAACATTTGAAGAGGCGGAGCTGCTCCAGTAGATACATGACAGATTCTCACACGTGAGATGACTTCATTTTTCAAtataattgattggtcagtaggattagtcagagggcggtgatttttcacgctttgagctataacttagcacataacctgctcccgaccaggtttggttgcgagcataagataccatggtgatacagtgacgctaaaacaaatccacttttgtATGACAGCATACCATGGCTTTGAGTGCAACATTCCTCGCTagtcgctaacccactaatcgagcttcgtaggacaccccactgctgTATTAAAAAGGCAGTGAGCACGGCATATCCACCTGAAACCATTCACAGATAAAATATAAGATTGAAAAGGACATTAAacctatatttatttatatattacaGGCTGGGAATATTTtcaaaaagaggagagaacagcagCTTTTTCCAACGCCCATTGTTTGCACTGAATCATGCTTTGCAATGTTTTGTCCATCATGAACTCCTCCCTGGCTCTGGTTGAGAGACGGTAAACTCAAAATAAGATCAGTTTTGTCTATGGTTACAATCTGTAATGACAGGATATTGCTCAAAAACTCACCACTCCATGACACTTTGGTAAGCTGCCACACTGTTTTTCAAATATGGTTGAGGTGTGATGTCACTGCTGAAGGCATGCTGGAAATGACCATCACGCAGACGATAGGCTTTCCTCCTGGAGACCACAGCGGTGATGACATCTTTTAGATGGACCTGTATGAAAACATAGGGAGGGGAGGTCAGAAAATTCTGGTAAAAGGCTGTTGACAGGAGTTCAACAACGGCAATGTAATTACACTATTCCCTTCCCTGATCCCTGGGGAAACATATTTAATGTCGGTCTGTGGTTCcttgatcaattgcgcagcaaatgaTCAGAGATGAGCGACAGAAGCAGCGGACATAATTTGACTCTGCAGTTCCGCAGACCAGCAGTCTCCTTGTGGCAGACTGGTGTTGGTCCACGGCACACTGGCACAGGCATGACAAGACGAGTGTCGATATAATCATCTTATTGACATTTACAGTCAGGATTTCTTAAGTTAAGACAAGATAGGACACAACCATGAGTTTCGGATTTGCTTCTGTAATAGGAAGAGGATAGGATTTCCTTTTCCAAACTTTGCAACTAAAGTCAAGATAGCGCAAGCAGTTAGAATATTTTTCCGTAATGAAGCCCCAAGGATTTATCCAACAAGGGAAATATCAACACAAAGCAGTCACAATGTTGCCCACgtatatgtctatgggtgcctctcatatagggATTTATCGGTccgtccttccttcctcgatccttccCCCGGTCATAGTCCCTCCTACTAATGAATTTGTGAAGTAACgagcggaggatggaggaacgaaGCCCGATGAACTCGGTCTAtggtcttgcctcctctggttgcaattacatgaatgagatgtcctAATGACGTCGACTGTGAGCGATTTCCGgtgaacgaggatcgaggaaggaaggaaggaccgataaatcCCTATATGAAAGCATGACAGCACTTCAGCACTAGAGGCTTGATGTTTAACACGTAGCATCAGACTAATTTACaactaaaaacaaacacacaaaaacttcACTGGAGTGACACTTAAAAGTTGAAGGAGAaccaagagaaaaaaatatctgtCTCCAGAGAAGGAAGTAATTTTACCAATATGGCAACAGTCTAATGGACTGGATCTAATGGGTGTGTTGCATTTTCCCTCCCATCATCTCATCCTATCCAATATTCCTTGACCTCATGATATTTTCCATCAAAAGATATGAAGAATTCATAAGGACTTAGGAAAGGACAAACGCAGTGCGAACAGACTACACTTACACTAGGCTACTAAATGATGAGAAGACGGACCCGTACCATTGATTCACGTTAATAGGTTTGTGCTATCTGGCACAAGGACTTGTGAGGTGTCACTCTCCTTTGCTTTCATAAAGGATGCTTCGGTGTGCCCTATGCTAAAGGAAGCCCTGGAAcacctatccttcccaccttcACCAGGCTGCGTAAACAAGCCATCCACTGACTGGACCGCGAGGAGCAATTCAATGAACTTGACAAGATGTTTACTGGATAAGAATCAGGGACTTACCATTTATTATCATATAACAGTTACAGTTGTACACATGAGAGTCATAGGAGTCTAGCTTTTTTTCAGTAGTGACAGTCTAGCCTCTGTCCTGATTTGCTCCCATAGTAACGAATTGCGTTGCAGTACactaatttcctgcatataatctgaattgtgtataagccgcagaacagtgttttatgcaagttaaaagaaacaaaaccatattaacaccatattaactgcacccctgtattaacctcatagcggaagaaattttgcaaaatcaatgtataagccgcggctaatagtcgggaaattacggtatcttgatagtaatgaaggatctttggtgacaGTCTACACTAGAGACGTTTGTTTCGGCAGCCTGAGCAGCTTAGtagcaaaacgtacctccagagCACAGGTCATGCTGCTGACGGCGTCCTCCGTCACGTTGTCCAGGCCCATCTCGAAGGCGGTGACGATCATGCGGGCCTCCAGCTGACCGCGCGTGGGCAGCAGCAGCGTGTGGGCGCTGAGgcgcagctcctcctcctccaccccggGGCCCGGCTCCCGCACACAGAACGGCTGCACTGCGCTCAGCGGGTTGTGAGGTTGGAAGCGGTGCTGCGGGAAGGAAGCAGAGGGGTGCAGGTGAGATTAAAGGACAAGTCATCAGAggaggaatcacacacacacactgaagtgggAGGAAATGTTCCAGGGTTGTCCATGACTGGAAATAACTTAAGCAACAGCTTGAATTAGGCAagaactagatagatagatagatagatagatagatagatagatactttattgatacccaaggggaaattcaagaattcaaTTCAACTAGAATTCAAGAATTCAACTATTCAACTGCTCAGTGCTCACTGTTATACTGATCAATGAAAACAGTGAAATTGAAATACTAAAGTAGTCTGGTCATCCTGACCAATCAAGCGTCTATGCATCTATCCATAATGCATAAATGTTACATTACGGCAGGAAGATAACCTTACAAGACAGACCAACATGAGCCCTTGAAAATGAGGAAATTCAAAAGTCAGTGCATACATATTTCAAGGACTTCAGATTTAGTGATCTTACATCAAATTTTTGACGCACAGAGGAACATTTCTTCTTTCCTTTAGGCTTCCCAGGCTTGGAGGCAGATCCACCTGTCCACTGCAATGAACCTCCTTCTACAGAATATAACAGAGAAGTAgaactacataaacaattcaCCTGTTTGTAAGACGCGTGCAAATTACAAAATGACTCCAGAAGAACCCGGGGAAACATGCATGCAAAATCTTACCTGGTGTGGACACAATAATCTGACATCGTGTCAAAATTGCCAGCAGGAAGTCGTTGTGGACGTGAACTGGGGAACACAAGCATATTATTTCAATGAACACAACGTGAAACAACCAAGTGAGATTGTTATATTAGGTGGAAACACGTTGGAGGCAAAGCCATCAAACCACAGTCATGATCATAAGATTTTAATATTTTCATACCATTATCCTGAGCAAGGAGACGTCGTGCCTCGATGTCGAATTCTTCTTTGCTGATTTTCTGCTTGAACCAAAGTTTCAGGTTTGCCCAATAACTGCAATGACATGAAATAATAGCATGTGAcgttgcacatgtgtgttgccTTCACAAATACTCAATATGACCTGGCCACAAACGCAGAGTTCACAGAAGGGCATGCTGTTAATGTTGCACTTCTTTTTTGACTGTCACTTCTCATTGCACCGATGATTTGTGATAAACAGAGACGCAATGAATTTCGAGTGGCAAGGAACTAACCACATCTAACTAACTACCACGACTTCAAATTACGGGGTAAGTTAAAACAGCCCGACTAATGCTAGCTAAAGTATTTCTAAAAAATGTGTTTGCATTATCATCTCTGTCCAAAATTATAACGTTGTTGTAATCCCacttggctagttagctagccaGGCTTGATGCTGTGAGTTACATAGGCTAGAGAACAAGCTAACAATCTGAACTTTGACTAACGTTATCACAATTAATCTTCTGTTGGTACTCACTGTTTGACATTGTCCCCAATGGCATCAGTTAAGTTTTTCTTTGCTATTTCCAACTCGCTAGCATGAGCTGCCATTGCGACTCCTATCCCGCCGCAGCAACATCAAAAAACAGTATTTTTCGCCACCAGTTAGTACACTCTTTGCTGTACAAATATTTTGACATTGTTGCCATCTATTGGCCGGGAGTACATTTGGGACATTAACCAAGGTTGACTGTGACATTTTCTTTCCAGCAGAGGGCGCATTTGCTTTACCGATAtttgtggagtgtggagtgcaAACATCTGTAAAGCAAATACACCGAAAGGCCCATCTATTCAAATGCAAACCAATATATTgaaccattaaaaaaaaaaaaaatctttacatATAGCCCataggctctgtgtgtgtgtgtgtgtgtgtgtgtgtgtgtgtgtgtgtgtgtgtgtgtgtgtgtgtgtgagagagagaactgaagtACTTGTTGGAGTGTCACAAAATGAGTAAGTGAGTGCATATTGACCATATTTGATGTATATACATTTAACTATTCATTACCCCTTTACTTATTGTATTCATATAAGTTTCCTTTGAtatagtagcctattgcacaAGTTTCCTATCATTTATAAACCATATAGTAGTATTTAGTaag from Sardina pilchardus chromosome 2, fSarPil1.1, whole genome shotgun sequence includes the following:
- the LOC134070102 gene encoding transcription factor Jun-like, yielding MEATFYEESLNASVPPQQKNVGCGYNAKALKLNMTLDLNDPMKHLKPHLRAKAMDILTSPDVGLLKLTSPELERLIVQSCNSLTTPTPSQFISSKNATDEQEGFAEGFVKALEELHHQQHMPVMDTADQGMPTSTDMAPVTSDQGNVSLNSSVRMDPPEYSSLCSLGRAPAYTDSSSIVSYATMSAQNAPGPRVPCQHPLQAYKEEPQRVPDMSCETPPLSPIDMENQERIKAERKRMRNRVAASKCRKRKLERLSRLEEKVKFLKTQNTELCSTANILRDEVAQLKLRVMDHVNSGCHLMLTQRIKAF
- the tada1 gene encoding transcriptional adapter 1; its protein translation is MAAHASELEIAKKNLTDAIGDNVKHYWANLKLWFKQKISKEEFDIEARRLLAQDNVHVHNDFLLAILTRCQIIVSTPEGGSLQWTGGSASKPGKPKGKKKCSSVRQKFDHRFQPHNPLSAVQPFCVREPGPGVEEEELRLSAHTLLLPTRGQLEARMIVTAFEMGLDNVTEDAVSSMTCALEVHLKDVITAVVSRRKAYRLRDGHFQHAFSSDITPQPYLKNSVAAYQSVMECPPPSASLPVGPPPQVSPDEAEQQAALLLACSGHNLPAPLPPINMYDLLEALQVHRRVMPSHTMYALNMERILARLWHPSHEELEQDRVHRQRLAAKEGLLVS